The following coding sequences are from one Selenomonas sputigena ATCC 35185 window:
- the mraY gene encoding phospho-N-acetylmuramoyl-pentapeptide-transferase → MMDVNTTALSLAGAAALAAVLVLAAGPFVIPELHKLKFGQSIREEGPKSHQAKSGTPTMGGVMIIAAITLATLAAAPLTAGVWLALFVMLGHFALGFLDDYIKVVKKRNLGLKARQKLLGQIVIAVVVIFFAQHELGIATTVWLPLVHAELDIGLFYYPLVLFVLVGTSNAVNLTDGLDGLAAGTVTVAALAYMAVALVFSATGLAVFAAAIAGASCAFLRFNHHPARVFMGDTGSLALGGAIAALGILTHTEILLAVIGIVFVAEALSVIIQVISFKTTGKRVFLMSPIHHHFELKGWQETRVVHTFWLVGAVFAALGAWLAY, encoded by the coding sequence ATGATGGATGTGAATACGACGGCGCTTTCTCTTGCAGGAGCGGCGGCGCTCGCCGCCGTCCTCGTGCTCGCGGCCGGCCCCTTCGTGATTCCCGAGCTGCACAAGCTGAAGTTCGGGCAGAGCATACGCGAGGAAGGGCCGAAGAGCCATCAGGCGAAGAGCGGCACGCCGACGATGGGCGGCGTCATGATCATCGCCGCCATCACGCTCGCGACGCTTGCCGCCGCGCCCTTGACGGCGGGCGTATGGCTCGCGCTCTTCGTGATGCTCGGACACTTCGCGCTCGGCTTCCTCGATGACTACATCAAGGTCGTGAAGAAGCGCAACCTCGGGCTCAAGGCGCGGCAGAAGCTCTTGGGGCAGATCGTCATCGCCGTCGTCGTCATTTTTTTCGCACAGCATGAACTCGGCATTGCGACGACGGTCTGGCTGCCGCTCGTGCATGCGGAGCTTGACATCGGACTCTTCTACTATCCGCTCGTGCTCTTCGTGCTCGTCGGCACGAGCAACGCCGTGAACCTCACGGACGGCCTCGACGGCCTCGCGGCGGGCACGGTCACGGTCGCCGCACTCGCCTACATGGCGGTTGCGCTCGTCTTTAGCGCGACGGGGCTTGCTGTGTTCGCGGCGGCGATTGCGGGCGCTTCGTGCGCCTTTTTGCGCTTCAATCATCATCCGGCCCGCGTCTTCATGGGCGATACGGGATCCTTGGCGCTCGGCGGCGCGATCGCCGCGCTCGGCATTCTCACGCATACGGAAATTTTGCTCGCCGTCATCGGCATCGTCTTCGTCGCCGAGGCGCTTTCCGTCATCATTCAGGTCATCTCCTTCAAGACGACGGGAAAGCGCGTCTTCCTCATGAGTCCGATTCATCACCACTTCGAGCTCAAGGGGTGGCAGGAGACGCGCGTCGTTCATACGTTCTGGCTCGTCGGCGCAGTCTTTGCGGCGCTCGGCGCATGGCTCGCATATTGA
- a CDS encoding UDP-N-acetylmuramoyl-L-alanyl-D-glutamate--2,6-diaminopimelate ligase, with protein sequence MAMKTLAELAALVEGAEIKGDAAAKIADIVHDSREVTEGTLFVAIEGLHVDGHSFIAQAVEKGACAILTEREIEIPEGAAAVLRVPNLAAALEVIVPFFHDYPSRKMRIIGITGTNGKTTTSYMTRAILREAGYKVGLIGTIQILVEDEALPIHNTTPDVVVLERTLAYMARRGMDFVVMEVSSHALDQNRVAGIEFDTAVFTNLTQDHLDYHKTLENYKRAKARLFDLVSRKGAKEGKTAVVNDDDAAGETMLAHAKCAHLTYAVKKEAALRAENIRVHARGLELTLAGAFGRMDLSLGVTGIFNVYNVMSAVGAALAERIAPEAIKRALEAFKSVPGRFELVDAGQAFSIIVDYAHTPDGLENILNTAREIAAGRILTVFGCGGDRDRTKRPIMGRIAAALSDVVLVTSDNPRTEDPARILDEVEVGVLEKIGDKCHEKIADRRTAIVRAVALAEKDDIVIIAGKGHENYQILKDKTIHFDDKEVAREAVAAREKSYAMHFSLADIERAAKAEVVRTAADIAFSDIVTDTRKIAAGSLFVALQGERFDGADFAAQAVEKGAAGVLVAVDTPEAKLPKTGVVLKAKDTLLAYQQIAAAWRRKFSIPVVAITGSNGKTTTKDLTAAVLGACLLVQKTAANYNNEIGLPLTLLGLRAAHEAAVVEIGMRGLGQIAALAPLAAPTVAIVTNVGEVHMELLGSIENIARAKAELVEAVEPGGTVILNADDARVLAMREKAKAGVRVVTFGLSRDADVRAVAVGKAEGGMRFMLEWKNERGRLERHELFLPMPGRHNVSNALAAIAAARVLGLSLADVRRGLAVPPAQKMRFAVEKCGAYTFVNDAYNASPVSTRASLKTLAEMFAGRKIAVLGDMLELGSASKSGHASVGEEAAHLGFAAVLSRGEESRFIAEAAKAGGVPLVERMTSHEAAAARLKEILQPGDAVLFKGSRGMKMDEIIPLLKKALEAGK encoded by the coding sequence ATGGCAATGAAGACGCTTGCCGAGTTGGCGGCGCTCGTCGAGGGCGCTGAAATCAAGGGAGATGCAGCTGCGAAGATCGCGGACATCGTGCACGATTCGCGCGAGGTGACGGAGGGGACGCTCTTCGTCGCCATCGAGGGGCTGCATGTCGACGGCCATTCCTTCATCGCGCAGGCGGTCGAGAAGGGCGCGTGCGCGATTCTGACGGAGCGTGAGATCGAGATTCCCGAGGGTGCGGCGGCAGTTCTTCGCGTGCCAAATCTTGCGGCGGCGCTTGAGGTCATCGTGCCGTTTTTCCATGACTACCCGTCGCGAAAGATGCGCATCATCGGCATCACGGGCACGAACGGCAAGACGACGACGAGCTACATGACGCGTGCCATCCTGCGCGAGGCGGGGTACAAGGTCGGGCTCATCGGCACGATTCAGATCCTCGTCGAGGATGAGGCTCTGCCGATTCACAATACGACGCCCGACGTCGTCGTCCTGGAACGAACGCTCGCCTATATGGCGCGGCGCGGCATGGATTTCGTCGTCATGGAGGTTTCTTCGCATGCGCTCGATCAGAACCGCGTGGCGGGCATCGAATTCGATACGGCGGTATTCACGAACCTCACGCAGGATCATCTCGACTACCATAAGACGCTCGAAAACTACAAGCGCGCGAAAGCGCGCCTTTTCGACCTTGTGAGCCGCAAGGGCGCGAAGGAGGGCAAGACAGCCGTCGTCAATGATGACGATGCGGCGGGCGAAACGATGCTCGCCCATGCGAAGTGTGCGCATCTCACGTATGCCGTGAAGAAGGAAGCCGCCCTTCGCGCCGAGAACATCCGCGTCCATGCGCGGGGCCTGGAGCTGACGCTTGCAGGCGCTTTCGGCAGGATGGATCTTTCGCTCGGCGTCACGGGAATCTTCAATGTCTACAACGTCATGAGCGCCGTCGGCGCGGCGCTCGCGGAAAGGATCGCGCCCGAGGCGATCAAGAGGGCGCTCGAAGCTTTCAAGAGCGTGCCCGGGCGTTTTGAGCTCGTCGATGCGGGGCAGGCGTTCTCCATCATCGTCGACTATGCGCATACGCCCGACGGCTTGGAGAACATCCTGAATACGGCGCGTGAGATTGCGGCGGGACGCATCCTCACGGTGTTCGGCTGCGGCGGCGACCGCGACCGCACGAAGCGGCCGATCATGGGGCGCATCGCGGCGGCGCTTTCCGATGTCGTGCTCGTGACCTCGGACAATCCGCGCACGGAAGATCCCGCGCGCATCCTCGATGAGGTCGAGGTCGGTGTGCTTGAGAAGATCGGCGACAAGTGCCATGAAAAAATCGCCGACCGCCGCACGGCGATCGTGCGAGCCGTGGCGCTCGCCGAAAAGGACGACATCGTCATCATCGCAGGCAAGGGGCACGAGAATTACCAGATCTTGAAGGACAAGACGATCCACTTCGACGACAAGGAAGTCGCACGCGAGGCCGTCGCCGCGCGGGAAAAAAGCTATGCGATGCACTTTTCGCTCGCCGACATCGAGCGTGCGGCAAAGGCCGAAGTCGTGCGCACGGCGGCGGACATCGCATTTTCCGACATCGTGACGGATACGCGAAAGATTGCGGCGGGATCGCTCTTCGTCGCGCTTCAAGGCGAGCGCTTTGACGGCGCGGACTTTGCGGCGCAGGCGGTCGAAAAGGGCGCGGCGGGCGTGCTCGTAGCGGTTGATACGCCCGAGGCGAAGCTGCCGAAGACGGGCGTCGTGCTCAAGGCGAAGGACACCCTGCTCGCCTATCAGCAGATCGCCGCCGCGTGGCGCAGGAAGTTTTCGATCCCCGTCGTCGCCATCACGGGATCGAACGGCAAGACGACGACCAAAGACTTGACGGCCGCCGTGCTCGGCGCATGCCTTCTTGTGCAGAAGACGGCGGCGAACTACAACAACGAGATCGGCCTGCCGCTGACGCTCCTTGGCCTTCGCGCCGCGCACGAGGCGGCTGTCGTCGAGATCGGCATGAGAGGACTCGGGCAGATCGCCGCGCTCGCGCCGCTCGCCGCACCGACCGTCGCCATCGTGACGAATGTCGGCGAGGTGCACATGGAGCTTCTCGGCTCGATCGAAAACATCGCGAGGGCGAAGGCGGAGCTTGTCGAGGCTGTGGAGCCGGGCGGCACGGTCATACTGAACGCCGACGATGCGCGCGTCCTAGCGATGCGCGAGAAGGCGAAGGCGGGCGTGCGCGTCGTGACCTTCGGGCTTTCTCGCGATGCCGATGTGCGTGCCGTCGCCGTCGGCAAGGCCGAGGGCGGCATGAGATTCATGCTGGAATGGAAAAACGAGCGCGGGCGACTGGAACGGCACGAGCTCTTCCTGCCGATGCCAGGGAGACACAATGTGTCGAATGCGCTCGCCGCCATCGCTGCGGCCCGCGTGCTCGGCCTTTCGCTCGCGGATGTCCGGCGCGGACTCGCCGTGCCGCCTGCGCAGAAGATGCGCTTCGCCGTCGAGAAGTGCGGCGCATACACCTTCGTCAACGACGCTTACAATGCGAGTCCCGTATCGACACGCGCGTCCTTGAAGACGCTCGCCGAGATGTTCGCGGGCAGGAAGATCGCCGTCCTCGGCGACATGCTCGAACTCGGCAGCGCGTCGAAGAGCGGCCACGCGAGCGTGGGCGAGGAGGCGGCGCATCTTGGCTTTGCCGCCGTCCTCTCGCGCGGCGAGGAGAGCCGCTTCATCGCAGAGGCCGCAAAGGCGGGCGGCGTGCCGCTCGTCGAGCGCATGACGTCGCATGAAGCGGCGGCGGCAAGGCTCAAAGAGATCCTGCAGCCGGGCGACGCCGTGCTCTTCAAAGGATCGCGCGGCATGAAGATGGATGAGATCATCCCCCTGTTGAAGAAGGCGCTGGAGGCAGGCAAATGA
- the ftsL gene encoding cell division protein FtsL has protein sequence MLARQREYEYYEEELQPQRIEKPAPPPKRRPTLNTHLRSRCFLLLALVSIMAMAVTIRSGITASRGYDLVKIQQQAETLEKENEHLKIEIAQMKSPERVRRIATEKLGMSTPKTVYFATGAKE, from the coding sequence ATGCTCGCAAGACAAAGGGAGTATGAGTATTATGAGGAGGAGCTGCAGCCGCAGCGGATCGAGAAGCCCGCGCCGCCTCCTAAGAGGCGGCCGACACTCAACACGCATCTGCGCTCCCGCTGCTTCTTGCTGCTCGCGCTGGTCTCTATCATGGCGATGGCGGTGACGATCCGAAGCGGCATCACGGCGAGCCGCGGCTACGATCTCGTGAAGATTCAGCAGCAGGCGGAAACGCTCGAAAAGGAAAATGAGCATCTGAAGATTGAGATCGCACAGATGAAATCGCCCGAGCGCGTGCGCCGCATCGCGACGGAAAAGCTCGGCATGAGCACGCCGAAGACGGTCTACTTTGCGACAGGTGCGAAGGAATAG
- the rsmH gene encoding 16S rRNA (cytosine(1402)-N(4))-methyltransferase RsmH, with the protein MEFRHTSVMPEETLAALAVKPAGTYIDCTLGGAGHARRIADRLSPAGRLIGLDQDEAAIRAAKERLANVSCRVDVVRSNFRALDSVLQSLGVTSVDGVLFDLGVSSHQIDTAERGFSYMQDAPLDMRMDTSRLLSAHEVVNEYDEAELWHIFRDYGEERWAKRIAEFIVAARQEKPIETTGELVDIVCRAVPKGVRRAAGGHPAKRIFQAIRIEVNDELGILQASVENAVHALAPGGRIAVLTFHSLEDRIVKQALKELARGCICPPGLPVCVCGHEPKVRLLGKAQKPSAAEAAENPRAKSAKLRVAEKL; encoded by the coding sequence ATGGAGTTTCGCCATACGAGCGTGATGCCGGAGGAGACTCTGGCGGCTCTCGCCGTGAAGCCTGCGGGCACTTACATCGACTGTACGCTGGGCGGTGCGGGTCACGCGCGGCGCATCGCTGACAGGCTCTCTCCCGCAGGACGGCTCATCGGACTTGACCAGGACGAGGCGGCAATCCGCGCGGCGAAGGAGCGTCTTGCCAACGTCTCGTGCCGCGTCGATGTCGTGCGCTCGAATTTCCGTGCGCTCGACTCGGTTCTGCAAAGTCTCGGCGTCACCTCTGTCGACGGCGTGCTCTTCGACCTCGGCGTGTCGTCGCATCAGATCGATACGGCAGAGCGCGGCTTTTCCTACATGCAGGACGCGCCGCTCGACATGCGCATGGACACGTCGCGCCTCCTCTCGGCGCACGAGGTCGTCAACGAATATGACGAGGCGGAGCTTTGGCACATATTCCGCGACTACGGCGAGGAGCGCTGGGCGAAGCGCATCGCCGAATTCATCGTAGCGGCGCGGCAGGAAAAGCCCATCGAGACGACGGGCGAACTCGTTGACATCGTCTGCCGCGCCGTGCCCAAGGGCGTGCGCCGTGCGGCGGGCGGCCATCCGGCGAAGCGCATCTTCCAGGCGATCCGCATCGAGGTGAACGACGAACTCGGCATCCTGCAGGCGAGCGTCGAGAATGCGGTGCACGCGCTAGCGCCCGGCGGCAGGATCGCCGTCCTCACGTTTCACTCGCTCGAAGACCGCATCGTCAAGCAGGCGCTCAAGGAACTCGCACGCGGCTGTATCTGCCCGCCCGGGCTTCCCGTCTGCGTTTGCGGTCACGAGCCCAAGGTCAGGCTCTTGGGCAAGGCGCAGAAGCCGAGCGCTGCAGAAGCTGCAGAAAATCCACGCGCCAAGAGCGCGAAATTGCGCGTGGCTGAGAAATTATAG
- the mraZ gene encoding division/cell wall cluster transcriptional repressor MraZ: MLMGEYTHTIDAKGRVILPVDFRPELGGSFVITKGLDSCLFLYGEEEWERLSAKLKALPMSKPEARAFARFFFAGARKLELDRQGRFLVPANLRAYASLKKDVVLNGVMTRAEIWSRTAWDAYNAEVNPMVTKIAETLTDLGI; encoded by the coding sequence ATGTTGATGGGCGAATACACGCATACGATCGACGCGAAGGGGCGCGTGATCCTGCCCGTGGATTTTCGCCCGGAACTCGGCGGCTCGTTTGTCATCACGAAGGGGCTTGACAGCTGCCTCTTTCTCTACGGCGAGGAGGAATGGGAGCGGCTGTCGGCGAAGCTCAAGGCGCTGCCTATGTCGAAGCCCGAGGCTCGCGCCTTTGCCCGCTTCTTCTTTGCGGGTGCACGCAAGCTGGAATTGGACAGGCAGGGACGTTTCCTCGTGCCCGCGAACCTGCGCGCCTATGCGAGTCTCAAGAAGGACGTCGTCCTGAACGGCGTCATGACGCGCGCCGAAATCTGGAGCCGCACGGCTTGGGATGCTTACAACGCCGAGGTGAATCCGATGGTCACGAAGATCGCGGAGACGCTGACGGATCTCGGGATTTGA
- a CDS encoding polysaccharide deacetylase family protein, with product MTKFLRRFLPLFVLFFALLLAAGTGDIDARIAQEVEQGAKVRILNYHMVNDMDHSLAVAPKDFERQMAWLKKNGFQSITPEELYGALTGAGDLPEKPVMITFDDGYIDNYEKAYPILKKYGFKATILVVTEMVGKKKGYLTWEQLREMEQHGFSIEGHTMTHRALTSLTDDEVKEELSASKRMIEEKLGKTVTCFAYPGGAYNLHIANLVKEAGYKMAFTVRYGNADRASNLYAIDRVPIFHTENTEGSFQKRLRYLPIFENFGWQKR from the coding sequence ATGACAAAATTTCTGCGGCGGTTTCTGCCGCTCTTCGTGCTGTTCTTTGCGCTGCTTCTGGCGGCGGGTACGGGGGATATTGACGCGCGTATCGCGCAGGAAGTCGAGCAGGGGGCGAAGGTGCGCATCCTGAACTATCACATGGTCAACGACATGGATCATTCGCTCGCCGTCGCGCCGAAGGACTTTGAGCGTCAGATGGCGTGGCTCAAGAAGAACGGCTTCCAGTCGATCACGCCCGAAGAGCTTTACGGCGCATTGACGGGAGCGGGCGATTTGCCCGAAAAGCCCGTGATGATCACATTTGACGACGGTTATATCGACAACTATGAGAAGGCGTATCCGATTCTCAAGAAATACGGTTTTAAGGCGACGATCCTCGTCGTCACGGAGATGGTGGGAAAGAAGAAGGGCTATCTGACGTGGGAGCAGCTGCGCGAGATGGAGCAGCACGGCTTTTCCATCGAGGGGCACACGATGACGCACCGCGCTTTGACGAGTCTCACAGATGACGAGGTCAAGGAGGAGCTTTCCGCCTCGAAGCGCATGATCGAGGAGAAGCTCGGCAAGACGGTCACATGCTTCGCCTACCCGGGGGGCGCGTACAACCTGCACATCGCGAATCTCGTGAAGGAAGCGGGCTACAAGATGGCGTTCACCGTGCGCTACGGCAACGCGGATCGCGCGAGCAATCTCTACGCGATCGACCGCGTGCCGATCTTCCATACGGAAAACACGGAAGGATCGTTTCAGAAGCGACTGCGCTACTTGCCGATTTTCGAGAATTTCGGCTGGCAGAAGCGGTAG